Proteins encoded in a region of the Tumebacillus sp. BK434 genome:
- a CDS encoding iron chaperone, whose amino-acid sequence MEVFAEFLSQIENPQHRAGTEEVLTWVTKKFPNLLPKIAWNQPMFTDHGTFIIGFSVSKQHLAVSPEKAGIAHFSEAILQAGYDHTQQLMRIKWDRPVDFSLLEKMIEFNRLDKADCSTFWRK is encoded by the coding sequence ATGGAAGTTTTTGCAGAATTTTTATCGCAGATTGAGAATCCGCAGCATCGGGCCGGAACGGAAGAAGTTTTGACGTGGGTAACTAAGAAATTTCCGAATCTACTGCCTAAAATCGCGTGGAATCAGCCGATGTTTACCGACCACGGCACCTTTATTATTGGCTTTAGCGTATCGAAACAACATTTGGCCGTGTCCCCCGAAAAGGCAGGGATTGCACATTTTTCAGAAGCTATTTTGCAAGCTGGCTATGATCACACTCAGCAGTTGATGCGTATCAAGTGGGATCGTCCGGTTGATTTCTCCTTACTTGAGAAAATGATCGAGTTTAATAGATTGGACAAGGCAGACTGTTCAACTTTTTGGCGGAAATAA
- a CDS encoding MerR family transcriptional regulator, whose translation MEARPKGGCENGKLHKIGELARLANVSRRTIDYYTQLGLLNPQRSASGYRYYTEEDTVRLKLVELYKQEHLTLEEIRERLQFESQTTNDTQQATEKVQEIQALMCKLEEHLLELKPFLATLDEKQWKALTQSAARKGTTLFNLLAILFQVNPFV comes from the coding sequence ATGGAAGCACGACCAAAGGGAGGTTGTGAAAATGGGAAGTTACATAAAATAGGCGAACTTGCCAGGCTGGCCAACGTCTCGCGGCGTACGATCGATTATTACACGCAGTTGGGACTGTTGAACCCGCAACGATCGGCCAGCGGATATCGTTACTATACGGAAGAGGATACCGTTCGGTTGAAATTGGTGGAACTTTATAAACAGGAGCATCTGACTCTGGAAGAGATTCGAGAGCGGCTTCAGTTCGAAAGTCAAACGACGAACGATACGCAGCAAGCCACCGAAAAAGTTCAGGAGATCCAAGCGTTGATGTGCAAGCTGGAAGAACACCTTCTGGAGTTGAAGCCGTTTCTGGCAACGCTTGATGAAAAGCAATGGAAAGCGCTCACGCAAAGCGCGGCTCGAAAAGGCACCACCCTGTTCAATCTTCTCGCAATCTTATTCCAAGTCAATCCATTTGTGTAA
- a CDS encoding sporulation protein, producing the protein MLKKFMAKLGVGASKVDLVLNKQHYELGEEIEGVFRIQGGSVEQQINRITADLLVTIRVRDRVISHPVTSIPVSSSFVIRPEEQKELPLRFTLPLNMPISRTGVTYHFATRLDIAGGVDGSDRDPVQICPPERFNSIIRALDLLGFQEKHDSGKFNGYSQEFEFYPTGAFKGQVQEVEFEAAIEADGIRLLLEVDMYQFFGFGEKELRQEIFLSNEQLADARALSHHLEAVIQEMLQNPHAYPASRYRTHGHAMPGRGHRGSGLGGAMGGFVAGMVGGMVIGALMEEGMEALAGGEESADGGLFDGFDDFGGFDGGDDF; encoded by the coding sequence ATGTTGAAAAAATTCATGGCCAAATTAGGCGTTGGCGCTTCAAAAGTGGACTTGGTGCTGAACAAGCAGCACTATGAACTGGGAGAGGAGATCGAGGGGGTGTTTCGGATTCAAGGCGGTTCTGTTGAACAGCAGATCAATCGGATCACGGCCGACTTGTTGGTAACGATCCGTGTTCGCGACCGCGTCATCTCGCATCCGGTGACTTCGATTCCGGTCAGTTCGTCCTTCGTCATTCGCCCTGAGGAGCAGAAGGAACTGCCGCTGCGCTTTACGCTTCCGCTCAACATGCCGATCTCGCGAACCGGGGTCACGTATCACTTCGCAACTCGTTTGGACATCGCCGGCGGCGTGGACGGCTCCGACCGCGATCCTGTGCAGATCTGCCCGCCGGAACGCTTCAACTCGATCATCCGCGCGCTGGATTTGCTGGGATTCCAGGAAAAGCATGATTCCGGCAAATTTAACGGCTATTCGCAAGAGTTTGAGTTTTACCCGACCGGTGCCTTCAAAGGACAGGTGCAAGAAGTGGAGTTTGAAGCGGCGATTGAAGCTGACGGAATCCGCTTGCTGCTCGAGGTCGATATGTACCAGTTCTTTGGCTTTGGCGAGAAGGAACTGCGCCAAGAGATTTTCCTGAGCAATGAGCAGTTGGCCGATGCCCGGGCGTTGAGCCATCATTTGGAAGCGGTGATTCAGGAGATGCTTCAAAACCCGCATGCGTACCCGGCGTCGCGTTACCGCACACATGGTCATGCTATGCCTGGCCGCGGGCATCGCGGCTCGGGACTTGGCGGGGCGATGGGCGGCTTCGTAGCCGGGATGGTCGGCGGCATGGTCATCGGTGCGCTGATGGAGGAAGGCATGGAGGCGCTGGCTGGCGGCGAGGAGTCTGCCGATGGCGGGCTGTTCGACGGATTTGATGATTTTGGCGGTTTTGACGGCGGAGACGATTTTTAA
- a CDS encoding cation diffusion facilitator family transporter produces the protein MSSAAAAVGNTALAILKGIAAMISGSGAMFASTMHSVADAVNQGFVFVGSVLAERKPTRRFPTGFGRVINLFCMIAVIVVTMMAYETIREGIHLLQHPASVTTITWDVIALSAAILVDGFVLIKAMQEIVREARVEAKGFGIISASFRNAKHAAPPTRLVFYEDLVATLGAALALTAVLVTRFTDNKLFDGSVTIMIGVMMLFVAFKIGYDNMVGLIGVAAPREVEERVAAIIFSDPDVTDINKMRIVQEGRTYHVEAYIELRPGLTLADADDIKYRVRDLILADPNVSDVTMGILEDDGVKNWVPQEM, from the coding sequence ATGTCGTCTGCGGCAGCTGCTGTCGGCAACACAGCACTGGCGATTTTGAAGGGGATTGCGGCGATGATCAGCGGCAGCGGGGCGATGTTTGCTTCGACGATGCACTCGGTGGCGGATGCGGTGAACCAAGGGTTTGTCTTTGTCGGCAGCGTGCTGGCGGAGCGCAAGCCGACCCGGCGCTTTCCGACCGGTTTTGGCCGGGTGATCAATCTGTTCTGTATGATTGCGGTCATCGTGGTCACCATGATGGCGTATGAGACGATCCGCGAAGGTATCCATCTCCTGCAACACCCGGCCAGCGTGACCACGATCACCTGGGATGTGATCGCGCTGAGTGCGGCCATTCTCGTGGACGGATTCGTACTGATTAAGGCGATGCAGGAGATTGTGCGCGAGGCGCGAGTGGAGGCAAAAGGATTTGGGATCATTTCCGCTTCGTTTCGCAATGCCAAGCATGCAGCTCCGCCGACCCGTCTTGTTTTCTACGAAGATCTTGTGGCCACGCTCGGGGCAGCGCTTGCGCTGACGGCAGTTCTCGTTACCCGCTTCACAGACAACAAGCTCTTTGACGGATCGGTGACGATCATGATCGGCGTGATGATGCTTTTCGTGGCGTTCAAGATCGGGTATGACAATATGGTGGGACTGATCGGGGTCGCAGCGCCTCGTGAGGTGGAAGAGCGCGTGGCTGCCATCATTTTCTCCGATCCCGACGTGACCGACATCAACAAGATGCGCATTGTGCAGGAAGGGCGCACCTACCACGTGGAAGCTTATATCGAGCTGCGGCCGGGCCTGACGCTCGCAGATGCTGACGACATCAAGTACCGCGTCCGCGATCTGATCTTGGCAGATCCGAACGTCTCCGATGTGACGATGGGCATCTTGGAGGACGATGGCGTGAAAAACTGGGTTCCTCAGGAAATGTAA
- a CDS encoding EcsC family protein: MDNRETLLHELQLIEEWEQDQKDLWFWEKLGRLPFMLLDKVTPKFLQEKAGQAVDELVSYVETGGKYMADEQAVFKRIAAVTHHPVASLDEVRALPITLMKQSALDLRKSRQNFATAQGAVAGLGGVFTLAIDIPFLLGMSLKTIQDVGMCYGYDPLEKSERVFIIKCLQFTSSDIVGKKAILEELSSMHLPERNRQMFSQLQGWREVLLMQTENFGWKKLFQLVPVAGILFGAYLNRKTIDEVAETALMLYGKRRIMERLER; this comes from the coding sequence ATGGACAATCGCGAGACGTTGTTGCACGAACTGCAGCTGATCGAGGAGTGGGAACAGGACCAAAAAGACCTGTGGTTCTGGGAAAAGCTCGGCCGACTGCCCTTCATGCTGCTGGATAAAGTAACGCCGAAATTTTTGCAGGAGAAAGCAGGGCAAGCGGTCGACGAGCTGGTCTCGTATGTGGAGACGGGCGGCAAGTACATGGCCGATGAGCAAGCGGTCTTCAAACGGATCGCAGCGGTGACCCACCACCCGGTCGCTTCGTTGGACGAGGTGCGCGCCTTGCCGATCACGCTGATGAAGCAGAGTGCGCTCGACCTGCGCAAGTCTCGCCAGAACTTCGCGACCGCGCAGGGCGCAGTCGCCGGATTGGGCGGCGTGTTCACGCTGGCGATCGACATTCCTTTTTTGCTCGGGATGTCGCTGAAGACGATCCAGGATGTCGGCATGTGTTACGGCTACGACCCGCTGGAGAAGTCGGAGCGCGTGTTTATCATCAAATGCCTGCAATTCACCTCCTCGGATATCGTGGGGAAAAAGGCGATTCTGGAGGAGTTGTCCTCGATGCACCTCCCGGAGCGCAACCGCCAGATGTTCTCGCAGCTGCAAGGGTGGCGGGAAGTGCTGCTGATGCAGACGGAGAACTTTGGCTGGAAGAAACTGTTCCAGCTGGTCCCGGTGGCGGGCATTCTGTTCGGGGCCTACCTCAATCGAAAGACGATCGATGAGGTGGCGGAAACGGCGTTGATGCTGTATGGCAAACGCCGGATCATGGAACGCTTGGAGCGGTAA
- a CDS encoding DUF2294 domain-containing protein produces MAQNAKSKQESDISEAYIKFQREILGRGPQETKTYILNDMVIIRLKGVLTHEEKHLAKTDRGRRLVKEMRQTLRENYSAELEEIISRITGCTVLGSHSDISTKLGERVEIFILDRDLEKQLREKQD; encoded by the coding sequence ATGGCGCAGAACGCCAAAAGCAAACAGGAGTCGGACATCAGCGAGGCCTATATCAAATTTCAGCGTGAGATCTTAGGCCGTGGCCCGCAGGAGACAAAAACGTACATTTTGAATGACATGGTGATCATCCGGCTCAAAGGTGTGCTCACCCACGAGGAGAAGCACCTGGCGAAAACGGACCGAGGGAGGCGTCTGGTCAAAGAGATGCGCCAGACCCTCCGCGAAAATTACAGCGCGGAGCTGGAGGAGATCATCTCCCGCATCACCGGCTGCACGGTGCTGGGCTCGCACAGCGACATCTCGACCAAGCTCGGCGAGCGGGTCGAAATCTTTATTCTGGACCGTGATCTTGAAAAGCAACTGCGCGAAAAACAAGACTAA